A region of Macrobrachium nipponense isolate FS-2020 chromosome 7, ASM1510439v2, whole genome shotgun sequence DNA encodes the following proteins:
- the LOC135217593 gene encoding uncharacterized protein LOC135217593 gives MYSHAIIVSFLIATGLAQDKFFKKYAFTKAMTNCFGDDLYYADLKRLADAEKLCQQQRIFIKGMPHHIDVPIYAHQQPGYYADVGGQTVYVPVQSYSPNFIATGQHDVGGSHRHGRHTQQQHQRHLDRFTLQDSVLKVQAALSNFTCTLRKLKYIDDNLNLRTDTIFNDYYKIPIDNNLRDDLIEGIDYCNQLVSCLPLQKLKSPLPLPLIRLVRFTQCERKTRLGACFKHDLRKNINQFDLSGLQGIGGRSNTVDHLMTILVGAESLDELELY, from the exons ATGTACAGTCACGCGATCATCGTCTCCTTCCTAATAGCAACCGGTCTTGCCCAGGACAAGTTCTTTAAGAAGTATGCATTCACAAAA GCCATGACAAACTGCTTTGGAGATGATCTCTACTACGCAGACCTGAAGCGACTGGCAGACGCGGAGAAATTATGCCAACAGCAACGCATTTTCATCAAAGGAATGCCGCACCATATTGACGTACCAATTTATGCTCACCAGCAACCA gGATACTACGCGGATGTTGGAGGACAAACCGTCTACGTTCCTGTACAATCCTACAGCCCAAACTTTATCGCGACTGGACAACATGATGTTGGTGGATCACACAGACAC ggACGTCATACTCAACAGCAACACCAACGACACTTAGACCGCTTTACACTCCAAGACTCCGTTCTCAAGGTCCAAGCTGCGCTCAGTAACTTCACTTGCACTCTCAGGAAGTTGAAATAC ATTGATGATAACCTCAACCTAAGAACAGATACCATCTTTAACGATTATTACAAGATCCCAATTGATAACAACCTGAGAGATGACCTCATCGAGGGTATCGATTactgcaaccaacttgtg AGCTGTCTCCCACTCCAGAAGCTGAAATCTCCTTTGCCCTTACCCTTGATCCGCCTGGTCAGGTTCACCCAGTGCGAGAGAAAGACAAGACTAGGAGCCTGCTTCAAACATGACCTCAGGAAAAACATCAATCAATTTGACCTTTCGGGTCTTCAGGGAATTGGAGGTCGCTCGAATACAGTAGACCACCTGATGACCATCCTGGTTGGCGCAGAGTCTCTGGATGAGCTGGAGCTTTACTGA
- the LOC135217325 gene encoding uncharacterized protein LOC135217325: MADGQTDWLVVGARRTRAQRLLEAVTAKEEERMIELLRRRSRLKALLHHEEENYRQELQQKYLEVEKERLERRVKAAEELQAREEDERVKFVLRADEQRRKQQCHYYREAYSREIQRYLNESRPQEITLRNQLREAYGIVKKASAVQED, from the exons ATGGCGGATGGACAAACCGACTGGCTGGTCGTAGGGGCGAGGCGCACGAGAGCCCAAAGACTTCTGGAAGCTGTgacagccaaggaagaagaacgAATGATAGAATTACTGAGGAGACGATCAAG GTTAAAAGCTCTGCTTCATCACGAGGAAGAAAATTACCGTCAAGAGCTACAACAGAAATACCTGGAAGTGGAGAAAGAACGG CTCGAGAGGCGAGTGAAAGCGGCCGAGGAGTTACAAGCGcgagaggaggacgagagagtCAAGTTCGTTCTCAGGGCGGACGAACAAAGGCGTAAGCAGCAGTGTCATTACTACAG GGAGGCTTACTCCAGGGAAATTCAGAGATACCTCAACGAAAGCCGTCCGCAAGAAATCACACTCAGAAACCAATTGAGGGAAGCTTATGGGATAGTGAAAAAGGCTTCTGCAGTCCAAGAAGACTGA